The Microbacterium luteum nucleotide sequence TCGCGATAGCCCGAGAAGATGCCGACCCCGCGAGCGAGGATCTCGCCGTGCTCGCTGATGCGAACGGTGGAGCCGGGGAGCGGGTAGCCGACGGTTCCCGAGCGGATGTCGTCGGGCAGGTTCCCGGTCAGGGGAGCGGTCGTCTCGGTGAGACCGTAGCCCTCGATGACGGGCACGCCGATACCGCGGAACAGGCGCGAGAGATCGGGATCGAGCGCGCCGCCACCGGAGAGGATGTAGTCGAGGCGGCCGCCCATCCGGGCCCGCAGCCGTCGGAAGAACAGGGCGTCGAAGACGGCGCGACGCGCGCGGAGCGCCGCGTCGGGGCGGGTGCCCGCCTCGAGGTCATCGGCCCACGAGACGGCGGTGCGCACAGCGGCGCGCCACAGTGCCCCCAGGCGCGCCTCGTCGGCCTTCTCCGCCGCGGCGTTCCGGATGCGCTCGAGCACTCGCGGCACGACCACGAGAAAGGTGGGGCGCAGCACACCGAGGCTGTCGACGACCTCGGTCGGGTCGGAGACGTGGGCGATGCGCATCCCGCCGGCGAGGCAGATCAGCTGCAGTCCGCGTGCCAGCACGTGAGCGAGCGGCAGGAAGATGACGGTGTTCCCGTCCGCGCGAACCACCTCGCGGTACGCGGCGGCGACGTTGCGCACCTGGCCGACGAAGTTGCGGTGGGTGAGTATCGCGCCCTTGGGCTCCCCGGTCGTGCCGGACGTGTAGACGATCGTCGCCGGTGAATCCAGGTCGGCCTGGGTGCGGCGCAGCTCGAGCAGGTCGTCTGCGACATCGGCGCCGCCGGCAGCGAGCGCGATGAGGTCGTTGGTGCCGGGATCCATCGTCCAGACGCCGAGGTCCTCCGACCCGACGGCGTCGAACGCCGCCCGCAGGAGCGATGCCTGGCGCTCGCCGCCGCCGATCGCGAGGGTGACCTGCGCGTCGGCGATGATGGCCTCGACCTGTTCGGGGGACGACGTGTCGTAGACGGGCACGACCACGGCACCGGCGAACCATGCCGCGAGGTCGGCGACGGCCCATTCGTATCGCGTCGGAGCCATGATCGCGACGCTGTCCTCGGCCTCGACGCCGGCGTGGATGAGGCCCTTGGCCAGTGCGGTCACCTCGCCGAGGTACTCCGCCGTGGTCACCTGGCGCCACGGGGCGTCGGGATCCCCGGTGGCGACGTCGAACGCCGCGTGGTGGTCGGCGGCGGCGCGGCGCGCACCAAGAGGTCGGTGACGTTGCGGTGATCGTCGATGTCGACGAGCGGCGCGGTGGAGTGCTCCTTCATGGTGGTCTCCTGGGTCGAGGCGGCGGGCGTAGGGGAGGACCCGCTCTGAGGAGAGTTCGGAGCGCAGGGTCGTTCGGATGGGCGGATCGCGTCGGGCGGCGAGCGATTCGTCCTGTCGGGCGAGGGAACAGGTCGTGTGAAGCCTCAGCGTAGGGGGCTCGACCCACCCCGCCGTGCGCTTTCCCTTCGCGTCGCTCGACCGCTAAAATCCGATGCCGCCCGCGGGATGCGACGCGGCGGTGACCGAGAACGTCGAGATGTCGTCACCGGTCTCGCCGTCGACGGCCAGCTCGGCGAGGATGCGGCCGATCGTGGGGGTGAACTTGAAGGCGTGCCCTGCACCGAGCCCGACGAGGATGTCGGGATGCT carries:
- a CDS encoding AMP-dependent synthetase/ligase, with product MTTAEYLGEVTALAKGLIHAGVEAEDSVAIMAPTRYEWAVADLAAWFAGAVVVPVYDTSSPEQVEAIIADAQVTLAIGGGERQASLLRAAFDAVGSEDLGVWTMDPGTNDLIALAAGGADVADDLLELRRTQADLDSPATIVYTSGTTGEPKGAILTHRNFVGQVRNVAAAYREVVRADGNTVIFLPLAHVLARGLQLICLAGGMRIAHVSDPTEVVDSLGVLRPTFLVVVPRVLERIRNAAAEKADEARLGALWRAAVRTAVSWADDLEAGTRPDAALRARRAVFDALFFRRLRARMGGRLDYILSGGGALDPDLSRLFRGIGVPVIEGYGLTETTAPLTGNLPDDIRSGTVGYPLPGSTVRISEHGEILARGVGIFSGYRDPAHTAEAFVDGFFRTGDLGRLDDDGRVVLEGRLKDVIVTSNGKTVVPQPWETRVEADPLVAHAVMVGEGRSYLSALLVLDRAATEAWADAQGIRLDAVSGEGVTPISEPRLIAHLQRSVDAANARVSHSEGVRRFALVSTDLDDTRLVTPTMKIKRRALLERSGNAVDDLYR